CTATACCAAGTACCAAATATAAGCACTATTAATAAGTTTCCAATTGCTTAGTCAATAGTTTTCCAGATTTATACCCATCATTGTCCTGGTCAAGCCTTGAAAATAACATTTTTGCTTGTCCTAAGGCGGCAGAATGATTGTAGGGTCCGTCATCATCTTGTATCAAGTCAAATAATCCAACAAAGTATTCTTTGAAGTTAAGCTTCCCATCTTCATCTCCATCTTTTTGCCTGGAAGGATATATTTAGGAGCCAACAAACATTAGATTACCAACATATAGTTTCAGAAAGTAACAAAAAACTACAACATGCAGATTATCACATAGCTCAATCTGCCAACTCTATTTTCATGTAAGAAACAAAGGAGAAAAGAAATTTGTTAAAAAGCTTCTCTAAACATTTGTTATTCTGCATAGTGTATTCTTTTGGTTGCTAGGTGATATGGGGATGATGACAGAATCTGACTTAACACTAGATAACATGAAAGTTGACATTTCAATGCCAATTCTGTACTGAATTGTGTAAAAGTAATTAAGATTTATCTTAATTAAGTGACTGAAACTCTACACAACGAAATCCAAAGAAAGAAGAATGAAGCAACATGGAACAGTCGTAAAAACAAATATCATAGAGTTTGGCCTTACCTGGACAGTTAAAATCGAAGAATGTAAGAAAGAAACATGGAATAgttgtaataaaaaaatatatcagaatTTGGCCTAACACCAATTCTGtgtcaatatatcaaatatctaaaaataaattaatatttgtgACCTATTCTACACCTTTGAGGCTAAAGAGTGTTTCATGAATTATTgccttgacattgcattcatcatTTTTGGGTCATCCACATCTTATTTAATAAGGATATAAGTGTTCCACAGAATTATATGAAACATCACTCTTCAGTGTAGTGACATTGTAAGCAGCACATCGTCATTCAAGTTATTTACATGCAGAGACACACAGGTATGTATAGATGCATGTGCAGaaatgcatatatgcatgtacagAACTGTCAGTTGCATCATCAATCATGTTAACATCAACACTGCAACACATCATTGCGCAGCATAAAAAAATTTCAGAACCAATAGGTGAGCTTCGGATGGTTTTAGCTGTATCTCAATTATAAAGGTGGACTCTGCGTAATGGCAAACCTATGAAATTATCACTCTAGAAAATATATACCAACTTCCAATTCTTCCGTTCAAAGACAATAGATTGTTGCATGCACAAAAAAGAACTTCCTTTATCTCGGATGTGAACAACTTCTGATTGGGCACCATAATTGTTGATTTTCAGTAACCAACAACTGTATCCTGGTTAGTAGCTGAAATGACCCTTTTATATATTCTTATCTTATTAATTTAAACATGCCATCACACTTATAATAGATTAATACCACCAATTGACTTGTTTCATTACTATCTGCCGAATAAGTAAAAAGAGAAATTCCTAAACCCCTTTTGCCACCAGGTGGCCAATGCAAGTGATAGCCCATCATTGTCTCTGGCTGCTTATATTTCCATTTCATCTTTGTATGCTGCAAGACCTTGTAGCACTATGAGGCAGTGCCACACACAAGTCTCCCACGATTTGGCGGTTGCAGGTGCATTATGTATATGCAACCCTGCCTGTGCACAGGCTAATTTTGTTGCTTGGATCCTTGATATCTAGGTTGCAAATGATGTTAGGGGGCTAACAAATGGCatcatatatttcaattatataacAGTGTGGTAGATCTTATTCACACTATCTTGCAGGACATGAATCGCAAAAACCCCTTTGCAGGAGTTTCGCACAAAGCAAAAATTTTGATAGTTTATGACAAAAAGCTGAGAGGAGTAGCTGAATTTAAAGAACAAAGTTTTGTATTGGATCGTGATAAATAAAAGCAGACAACAATGAGTGGAGCTTGTTGGTCAGATTATAGGTTTTCCAGAAAACTATGTAAATCATAAACTAAAGACATGAAATTGAAATTAAAACAGAGTCTAACAAACTAACATAACCCTATGTTAATGCAAATTTTTATTTCTTGGATCCATACTATGCTAGCTTCGCAATAGTTAAATGGATAAACTATATACAAACAACATGAAATAAGTAATTGAAAGATTGCACAAGTATCTGCTTATGTTGTAGATAACTGCTTGTACCTAAAGAGACATTAGATTGATAAAATAATGAACCTCAAAAGTTCAAAGATAAATGAAAGAGTTGCACCTTATTTCTTCTTTGCACAGCCACTGGATCAGTTTTGGGTTGCCACTGTCAGCAGGGTGTAGGAAGCTGAAGAAGCAGAAATAGATTTAGAAGAAAGGTAAAATGGATAGTAcaagaacaacaacaaaaccataaatcccaactatttggggtcagctaGAAAGGTAAAAAGGATACAAGTCAAAAATAGCAATTCTCAATAACCTACTCATTGAATTCGGTCAAATTCAAAAGTCCATTTCCATCAGTATCTGAGGCATTGAAGTGATCCTCCTTCCACCATCCCGTTTCATCAACAGGCGAAGCTTTAACTGGAGAATGTTACGTCTAACACCCACTTAGGATTATTAGATCATCCTTGGCTAGCTATATTTATGCATGCTTTAATTTTTGACTTTGGAAATCATGCACATTATCAATTGTAAACAACAAACTTCCAGAAAATAGAGAAATTTTGCATTAATTAACATTAATAAGTGTTGCAAGAATAATGCAAAACACTGTGATCAACAGAACCACATAATAAATTTTGTCCATTTACACCGGAATGTtgagaaaatataaatattttggaaactcaaaaGCATGAAGCAATGTTAATATAAAACTAAAATTCTTAGTAATTATAAGAATCATACAAGCTCCTAAAAAATATAAAGCCAAGTTTTTACACGGACATTGGGAAAAGATTAGAGAATTAGGTAGGCCTCAAAGAATATAATATGAATAATAGATGTTGTACAGGATAGTAGTTAACTTGTGTATGTCAGCTCAAATATGAAGCTGTCCTAGGTAAACCACTATAAATGACAAAGAACTCAACAGCGAAAAAGGTGTCTGAGAAGGCTAATGACCATAATGCTTAGACTTAGATGTGGGAACAGATTATTCTCCACATGGTCCCAAGACTGTTACAGTAATTTACAAAATTTGTCTAGTAGAAATAACTTAAGATCTCACCATTAGGGTTTACTAAAGTTCCTTGAGAAAATAGTAATGTGACATTTATGAATCTCGTCTTAGATAAATACTTTCTCATAATGTCATGGCTAATTGACACAAAAATGAAAAAACATTTGTGAAACTAAGAATAGACAACTATAGAAAACTCCCTATATTATTCAATCCCACCACTACATCTTACATATCTTATGCAAAAACAGAAGACTATGTCCCAACCATATAGGAAACCATAAGTTAAATAAAAGAGTTAGGAGTTGGATATTCCTCCAGTCAGTGGCATTTATGAGAAAGGGTTTAATTCACAGCTATAAATGACAAGTTCCAGCTGATGCTTGATATTGATAGAACAAGCCGCCTTCTTGTCATGGCTAAACAGTACAAAAAGCGCTTGTGGGACAGGTACAGAAGAAGAGCtgattcttcctcctcttccaagATGTGATGGTTCCGTGATCCAAAAAGATCTCTAAATGGTTAGTATAGATTGCTACCAAAACTCCCTGACTAAACATGATCTGAGTCAGCGCAAGAAAAGTGATCTTTTGATATTGAGAAAGAAATGGATAGTTTTGTCTAAAGAAGGATAAAGTGGATGCACATTTCATCACAGATATGAAATTATAATAGGTTAAAAAGTTGCTCAAAGATGGACAAGCAGAAGCAGTTTCCTATATAAGTTTTGACAATTGGAACTCGCATGTGTATCACAAAGTAGACatgatttatcaagaattttttttataattgtaaGGGCTTAGAAAATAAAATTGCAATAATTTTCAAACGCCATGAGTTGTCATGTGTTATGCAGCAAATAGAAGCTTGAGACTTGTAGAATTAACTTCAACATTTGCATGATTAGGAAACACAGTAGGACTTCAACCATGTTACATACAAAGATTATATAAGAATAATACAAAGATTATGTAAGGAAGGTTATTAAGCTTGTTATCAAAATAATAAAGCCTGTATTAGTTACACATACTGCTATTTCACTATCTTCTTTTCATCATTAATGTCTTGGCAAGGAATCAAATGAACAAGAATCGATCAATTGCAACAGGTTCCATAACTTGCTTCTCTTAAGTTTGCGATCCACCTCATGACAAACCAAACCCGGTGAAAAGTAGTGGATTAAAGAAGCACTATGTTTCTTTGGAAATAACATATATGAATTTAGGAACAACCTACCTAAAGATGGCATCTTTCTTCTTGTAAATACTGGCAGTCAAAGTAGTAACTATTAATGGTCGAGACTTGCGATTGAATGAAACCACAATACAAAGAAGACAAATCATACGAGGGATCGAACCGACCAGATTGTCGATACTCTTCAAACGAGACAAATCCGTCCCCGTTGCTGTCGCAGAGCTCCAGCTCGCGGCCAGACCGGTGGATCGCCTGCTGGAAGTTCCACTCGGCAAGCTCCGTCGAGCTCACGAACCCATCGGCGGGGGCGACGTCGATGCGGGGGAAGAGGACGACGATGCGGTGGGTGATGTTGAAGCGATCCTCGCCGTCGACGTAGTCCTTGGGGTCGAAGAAGTCGTCCCATTCCGGCTGGGACTCGTCGTGGTGAGGGAAGCTGAAATGGTCCCCTTCCAACTGCCGGGCCTCGCGTCGGCGCTCGATATCTGCGATGATGGGATCGAAGGGGATTTGATGgtgggaggaggcggaggaggtgtTGTGGCTGAGCTTgaggcggcggtggtggtgcTGGCGGTGGCGGCGGGGTGTCCTCGGGGGTACGGAGGCGAGAAGCAGGAGGGTGAGGAGAGCGGCGGTGGCGTAGATTAGTATTGTGGCGGCCGACGGCTTCGCCATCGACCTTCGATCGAAAGGAGGAAAAAAAGCACAGGAGTGGGTGAGCGAAAGGGGGTGTTGGAAGATCTATTTTCACCGCGGAGGATAGTAAGCCATGGATTCGCCGTTCGCAAGCATGCTCTCGGATATATTTATGATCGGACGGTTCACGTTTGAAATGATGGGTGGGAATGGGATCCACGTGACTGTACGGCTCTGATAAGAACTGGACGATACCGATTACAGTAGAACGCGCTCGATGTCATGACGCAGTTTGTGTGTCTCGGCCGTGGTACGAAACACAAAAAGTCTCTTATATTATTGGTTTTAACAACCGGCCCCACATAAACTTCATATAACCGGCGAATGGTTACCAATAGAAAACAGCTCACCCGTGTCGCGAAAATTAGTATAGACGGCAGAAGCCGCGACGGTGGGAACCGTCCGATTATATACCTTTCCTTGTCTAAACCGTTCATTTATATACTGAGGTTGAGTACCATATCATCgatacataaaagaaaagaacgacAAATCAGAAGAATTAACAAAGACTCAATGGAGTTACAAATGATTTTGCCTTTAGTAGGTTCACACAAGTATAGATTGTAATAAGCTGATCTATGAGCTGTATTGGGCTTTGTCATGCCTCGGATGACTCGAGAGATGTTGAATAACTAACTAGTAGATCTATGGGATTTTTCTTGATTTGATTATAATTGAAGGAGAGCAAGTTCACATCAAATATAGTGGgtgcattttttttattgattatgtAAGGATCCGATCAAATATTGTTTGAATTTCAACTTGATATTTATGTGCCTCATAAATGATTAGTTAGTAGATCTTTGATGagattattttttcttataaaattaatttttatttgctAGCGTATCGATACATAATGGCATTTGATTATGCTTGGGGGAAAACATTGGTCACTTGAAAGGTCTATAAGTAGCTTCCTTATGTCACAACTCTCCTTTATTGGGGCTCATTGAAACATCATCGATCTCTTGTTGGATATTTTTGTCATGATCCGAGTTTGATGGGCTAACTGACCTATCAACTTTGTTTAATCTAAGTCCTTTGATCAAAATACTTTAGCTGaaactaataataatatactcatcagatccttataagtcaatcttaatattgTCCATGTAAAACTAATTAGGAGTATTACAATATCTTTGtatctaatttttttcttttccctcCCCATCGAGAAGACTTCAATAGTCTTGAAAGTTGCTTCTAACTTATAtgtttatattatttaaaaagatattttatttgattaaaatataatatactcTTCGTATGCTTTTGTATAGTAGAGAAGATTTTGCTCCATTAGGATGTATCGGATGccctaaatatttttatcaaaaatacatataaaaaatacataaaatGGTTTATATGCTTTTGTTTTGGTTGAACATGAAGCCTAAGAAAATACTATTTCTATGATAAGTAATGCTATtaaattatactttaatagaccTAAAACATgttaatttattatgagttatcATTAAGAATGTTGAGTCTCATGTTAGTGCATTGTTATATAAATAATGATGAGCCTCATGTTTGAGAGTGTTATATGTTATTTgatatgataaaattttattcTGTTTCTTTAAAAGAATGATCTCTTAAAAATGTTTGAAAGAATTTATTTCATATTAATGTTATACTTAaataggaaataaattaatttattTCTTATAAGGGTACTtaaaactataaaataaataatgattgaTGACATGTCTTCCATAGTAAGTGTAAAAATTAGGTAAGTTAAAAATCATTGGTGAGATTTGTAATAAATGATTTTTTCTAATTAGGACAAAAAAGTGAAAAGAATTACACTCCATGTTCTCTCTTTCTCCCTCTGCATATTAAGGATGATCTACCAAATTATTATTGTTCTTTTTTTAAGAATTAATTCCatattagtttcatcattaaattgTATTTGAGTAATTTTATCCATTATGATAGTATTTCCATCTCAAGATAGATATAAACATTAGGAAGATAAATAAAGAGGATTACACTTTGTATGTAATTTGTCCTTCTCTCTGGCCTCCTTAGTCTTCTTCTTCCCTGTCTTGAGACCCTTAGTAGTATTCAGTACAAAAAGAATCCAGAAGCCTCACCAAGGAACGGAATTTGGAGATAGGAGCAACCTCATTGGCACACCTAGCACCATCACTATCTCTGGCTCAGCCACTCCACCACTGAGTTGAGAAGTGGGAAGGAGAAGGATGAGGAGAGAGATGGTGGCGTAGATTAGTATTTATGACAGTCGATGTCTTCGCCATCGACCTTTCTCTCCTGGCTTCCATTTGAAGGTCGATGGCGAAATCATCGAGTGCCACAATACTAACTACGTCATCATCGCGCATCTCATCCTCCTCCCTTTTATCCCCTCGAGATGTCTTTGTACGATTAGAACACATCATATGTCCTGAGTGAATACACTATTATAAGCATAGAAAGGTAATTTATCCAATTACGACATGTGAAGTGCATTGTATGCTTTTTGTCTCGGTAGACGTATAAAACATATGAACATCTTTTATTTGACTAACTAAAGGGgatgaatagtttttttttttctctcaaccaatgggttttcttatttttatttgttattaagaTTAATATTAAGGCATGAATTGTGCTGTGGTAAAGGAGTGGTGGTCTACAAACGCAAAGACAGACGATGGTTTGAGTGAGTGCTGCTGGTGGATGCATATTTTAAGGATCATGCAGGGGCCCAATTTGTTCTTAGATTTGTCTTGTTCTTGGATTTT
The window above is part of the Musa acuminata AAA Group cultivar baxijiao chromosome BXJ2-6, Cavendish_Baxijiao_AAA, whole genome shotgun sequence genome. Proteins encoded here:
- the LOC103990018 gene encoding uncharacterized protein LOC103990018; the encoded protein is MAKPSAATILIYATAALLTLLLLASVPPRTPRRHRQHHHRRLKLSHNTSSASSHHQIPFDPIIADIERRREARQLEGDHFSFPHHDESQPEWDDFFDPKDYVDGEDRFNITHRIVVLFPRIDVAPADGFVSSTELAEWNFQQAIHRSGRELELCDSNGDGFVSFEEYRQSVKASPVDETGWWKEDHFNASDTDGNGLLNLTEFNDFLHPADSGNPKLIQWLCKEEIRQKDGDEDGKLNFKEYFVGLFDLIQDDDGPYNHSAALGQAKMLFSRLDQDNDGFLSGDDLVGVIGKIHHSEHYYAKQQADYALSEADSDKDSQLSLKEMIEHPYVFYSSIFIDDEDEDFDDFDYHDEFR